A stretch of DNA from Anopheles nili chromosome 2, idAnoNiliSN_F5_01, whole genome shotgun sequence:
GGCATAGACAACGTTGTATTTACGGACAGCGAAAAATAATCGTAAAACGTTCTTAATCTTAGTCTTATAAGCTTAGTTATATTTTATAGACGATCGTTATGAGCGAATCGTGACAGACTGGACCGACGAGGGCTGCCTCCTTCATTCGATCATGCTCATTTCTTAACATATGCCATAACGAACAAATAAAGTACACTATCCTTCTCTCAATTGGTGCATCACCTATAGCTGCTGTCTATCATTCGCTGGGAGAAATATTCTGTGCAGCGCAGATTAATGTGTCGTGAATATCCTTGGCGTAGCCAATTTGTAGCTTCACCACCTCCAGGTACTGGTTGTACGTTAGCGCATTCGTTTCCGGAGGCGGAGGTTGGCTGGTGGCCACAGGAATAGGCAAATACTGTTGCGATGAGGTGCACTGTTGCATACAGAGCTTTGCTGTTTTCTAAAGTATGACCAGATCAGATGAGCATCAATATTCATGCATGTATGACGAAACCAGTAAGGACTTACCAAGTTTAGCTCGATCTGATCACAAATCGAATAAAACTCCTCGAGATGTTTGTCAAATCGTGGCCCATTGTTCAGATCTACCGCTTTGCTGTGGGAAGAAGATATTCCAACCAAATTTCAATGTGAGTGTGTTGGGAAAAGAAGATATGGTTCGAACTTACGATCCAGCATCCGCAAGAGTGTTTTGCTGTATCAGTTGGGCGGCCGTTTTGATGGATGTAGACAAGGCGTCTCGAAGAGGGCCCACCAACACCTTCACCTTTGCAATGTTATCCACCTTCTCAGTTTGTTGAGCCTGAGCAGCTTGgttatgttgctgttgttgttgctgcgcctgttgctggtgttgggcttgttgttgcgcttgctgttgttgcacttgctgctgctgttgttgaacctgctgctgctgtacttgctgctgttgagctTGTTGCATTTGAGGGGACTGCATCATTCCCGGAGACACTCCGACTCCGCCGGGACCTGGCATTCCAACACCGCCCACACCACCTGGGCCTCCTGGCACACCGACGCCTTGTTGCTGCATCATCATTCCCATTTGGTTCATCATTTTGAAAACAGTTTCGTCCCTTGAAGCCAACCAAACCGCTACGAATAAGTTTGTCAGTTGTAAGATAATTGTAAAACAATAACATATCACAAACGAAAAGTTTATACAAATTCAAAATACACGAAATAATAAGCGTTTGAATACGATTTCTTACTTTGAATTGCGAGATGTTACTTTTAGGCACAAGTTCGTCAActgcaatcaaaacaaatgaatgcaGCCGCAACCAAACACCCAACAAGCTGAGATAGCACTACTGTCAGAAACGGAATTCTGGCTGTAGGAAATTCGAGCAGTTTTGCAGCGTCATACATTAGTCATACAGCCGAAAAATCGACCAATTATTCGACATCAGCTCCATTAGCCGAAAGCAGATCAATTTTGAAACTACTCGTTGATTCGTTTTAACTTTTATCTTAATATAAAAATCTTCTTCTGTAATATGTTTTCTATCTGTATTTGCAGTCTTAAAAGCTGTAACATAATTGACACCATTCTATGGCGATATGAGGTAGTAGTAGAGTTCATATTTCTCAAAGACACCGTAAGGAATTTTGATACaccagttttttttaaattatttttttattttcataatttgattttttttatttattgaaatacgTCTAGATCATATTTtgcaaatatattttaaacgtGGTCATCTTCGGATGTTTCATATACCATGTATGCTGCATGCATCTTATTATTCATATGTAAGTCTATTTTTGCTAGTATAAAAGATAAAAACTATTACATATGATATTTGATAAttgcttaatttaattttattttaggtTATTACACATAACTTAAATAGAATCAAAACATCAAGCCTTCAAATTCTCACATTTTAATCTGAATAACAGAAAGCATGTCTTGGGAAcaataattaaattgaattggTTAGTTGAAATAACTGAATTTGGACATACGTTGCCAACCAAACTTGCAAAAGTATGCTTTTCAAAGAACTTTCATTGATTGAAAAAGCAGCCAAAAATTTGTATTGGAATCCCACATTTCAACACGCAGGAGATCACGGTCATGCAAGGACGTCAAGCCCGTGGATTAGCGTGCGGAAAACTGAGGAGTGCCTGGGAAACCATACATTTGAAGCAAGCCATGAGAACGAGCTTTTACGCCCGGCTACGGTCACAAAAAATGTGTCAACGGTTAACATGCTGATAACAATGTCAGCATAACATTATTTCCATCCAACGCATTCGGTTAACCCGTAACGAGTGTGTTGATGAGATAAAGTGTGTAGTGTGTACCTTCCATTAAACCAGACCAACGCGTCAGCTTATCATGAAACGTTGTCATGTATTTCATGCACAGTCGACAAGAAGAACGATTCTGTTTTTAGACGGGTTAATGTGTGCTAATTTGCCACCGAACGAGGTGGTTGTTATTACCATGCGTTGTGTTTggcagcatatgtttatttggCACATGCGAATATAGTCAGCCTCAACAGCAACCAATGCAAGGAGCATTTTGGGATCGTACGTATTTTAGACAATGGCATTGCATTTCCATGTTAATGTGGAAGCAAGCGCTATCCGATAATGcttattgaataaaattgtACTTGTCGTATTCCATACGTATTCTATCTGTTTTTTGAggaaaggcacacaaaaaatcctTGAACCGAAAGAGGGCCCGCCACGGGGCtcttattaaaacaaaaataaataaaatcgtaCATAATTGGGCCGTTTATAAACATGGCGTGGCGATGGCCTCCTGCGTCAGTACAGGTGTGTCGCATTTGCGTACGCAAATTGGGCGAGACGATGGTACGGTTCAGATACAGTCTTTGCGTGCAATAGCTGCCTCCCTAGTGCGTCGAACCGTCTAACGGGTATCAGCATGGGGCCACAGCGATACTTTCCGTGGTACAGAATTTGAATTTATATGTGCGAGCAGCTTCAACCGGCCGCagaggacaaaaaataaaaggattcATACCAGTGCTTGATCGCTCTCGTCCCCGGAAACGGTTTCTTCGCCATGTCCTCGTGTTTCCAATGCCAACGGGAGCGCAACGCTGGAATTGGGTCAATGTGGCAGGGTGTCCTAGCAGAAAAAGGGATTCTTCTGGACAAAGCCGATTCCCGTTTTGCGTCTCTTTTTTCCCAGCGCTGCCGAACTGGTAACTCGCTCGCGCGCCCACTCCATTCGTCGGGGCGTTCTATAGTACGAGTAGATCTCCCACGCACCCACACCCCACACCcattcccacacacacccaagccCGACCGTTTTCAATGCCGATGTCTCTTTTTCCCTGCGGCAGGTCGAGTACAGCGACGAACACCGCACGGCAAACACAGCTGGCGTACACGCGGGAGCATCGTAGTAGGCCCACGTTTCACTGCTCACCTGCTGCGTCCTGTAGCCTTGCGTGAGTTCTCGTTGCGACCTTGATCCTTCGTGCGTCGTCCTGCGCTAACCGTACACCGTTCGTCCTAGTCCTTAAGCGGCCCACACCCGTCCCGCGCGCTATGGCAACCGAACCGATCTCGCTTCTGGTCGAGAGAGAGACGAATTTTCCAGCCCTCTCGCgtacacgtgtgtgcgtgtgcggtgGCAAATGAACATTGGAGATGATGGGTAATTTTACGCGCCATCTGGGCGAATGTGttcattccgttccgttgaggtaacgttttccaccgagctcTGAGCGCCCGGGGAATGGGAAATTACGACTTTGCCGTATTTTAAAGCCCTCTCAGATGATGATTATCGAAGACCGGGAAGTGCGGCTGAAAATGGCACGCAATGCTACCGGATGGGACGGACTGGATGGGAAAAATCTTGGGAGAACGTGCTAGAGGAAGCTGGTTGGCTGAGTAAATCAAACTGATCCGCCGAAATCCAAGGCGCAAATTTCGGTTGCTCGTTTGGCGCGAACTCGAGCTCACCTCCGCACGATAGGCAATCGGCAACCGGTGGCCTGTTTTGAAGAGGAACGGAACGGGCACGGAAGTGGGAAACACAAAATAGCATAATCATGTATAAATTAGTTACATTTCGAATGAAACGCCAGCACTGGGTATCGTCGAGCGGATGAACGATAATGGCGATGGTTTGCGCCGTATCGGTTTGAGAATAGAACGAACGGCTGCTCGAGCCGGGGAGGACTAATTTGAAGCATAAACGGGAGATTATGAGACGTCGCGTGTGCTTCACGCGCTGTTAATGGAGCCCTGCAGGTGGTCCAGCTAGCAGCGCGCCTTCCGAAAAATGGCTGCCACGGAGGGAAAAGGTCGAGATTTTAATGGTACAaattggcttttgttttcgcttatTTATCGCCACAAAGCCGTGTAATGAGCACAGAATAACGCGTAAATCAAGCTTCATCGAGGAGAATCGCTATTGCCAGGAAACAATTCGGGTGAGCATTATTTTATATGAAGTTTACAGAAGCTCCTATACTGTGCTGTTTTATATACAAATCCATTTACATGTATATCCCTCCCGTATACGAACGCCCCTAGCTGTGGGTCGGCGTCGGTTGATTAGCGCAGCACTTCCTGCGTGCGGCAAGGAGCTGTGTGTTATTTTGGTAACTTTGTTGTCGCATTTCGAAGGAAATTTCTCGCATTGACGTCATCTGCCGGAATCCTCCGGGAGAACGATCCTCCCGTTCGGGTATCGATTTCATCCTTCTGGCAGCTCTCGCCCGAACTCGCCTCGATGCTTGAGAGAAGCGCATTTCGaagaaatggtaaaaaaaaacaaacaaacaaacagataaGCCGAAGTGAGCATCTCACCTTTCATCAATCATACCGATTGACATGACGCCACGCGATTTATGTTGATTTCGTTCTGATACGAAGTGAAGCAAGTCTCGAAGCATGTTCACGCAGAAGATTCGATTCCACGCAACACCTTGTCGAGCATGTTCTTCCGGCCGCGTGTATCTCACGCGCCTTGGTATGCTGATTCCCAGGATACGGCTCTATTTTGCTGAGGCCCCGCGAACATTGGCACCGGAAGGTACCACTGGTGGTGCGTTGCCCGGAAACACGTCCTCCAAGGACCTTCCAGCAATCAAGCAGTCGCTTCAGGCAAGGACGAGAAGGATCTTTGCAGCCTTCGTCCAGCAAGGCCATTCGATTTCACAACCCAAGTGAATGGCCAAGTGTTTGGTAAGAAAAGCACGCTGGCAGTAGAGCGTTGGCGCAAAATGCGGAAAACTGTTGCTCACACCTTGCAGTCTTCGCGGGAACGGGTTGGTTGGCTCGAGGCGCCGAAAGAGCCGTGGCCGGATCCGGCACACATTGGTttggctctctcgctctcggaACCAAGCACGCAACCGGATGCTCATCCGTGATGGGTTTTCTCCGCGCGAGTTTCGGGCGGTCGGGCCGAAGCCCTAAATTTTCCGAGCTCGAGGAAATTCTATTTTCGTCCTCGTGACACCGCAACGCTAGGGACCAGCGGGCGTGAGCCGCAGAACAGAACCTGCTCTTTCGAAACGCTCTGCGTCAGGACGAACCAGAGCGAATAACCTGTGAAGTGGTTGGCGCTTCTCTTCTGGTGCGCTTCACCGGGCGCCTCGTGGCCAGCAATGGCAGCAACAGGCGAAGCAACAGTTAGCAAGGGCACAACCAAAGCACCGTGCCGAACGCGGGACTCGGGTGTTAGACGTGCCTACGGCTCGGTGAAACATGTTGAGATTGAGCAAACGAGCACGAACGAACAGCTGCTGGTACGCGCAGATAAACCGTAAAGGACCTGGGCCAAACCCAAGGCCGCCGAACCGTTCACAGTAGGATGCAAATTCGTCCTATCGCGTAGCAGTTTCAAATCGATCGAATAGAACGACCCGAACCGATGGCCGTTGAAGAACGTTGAATCGGACGAAAGCGCGGCGTTATCCGCGTTGCCCAGAACTTCGCGATGCTTAGTGAATTAAAATAAGGGTCCCTGGGGCGTCTCCAACTGAACCCTGGAACCGCGATGTCAATTGGATGTCCATAAAGTTAGACCCAAATTACGAATTATGATAATTGTGCCGTTAAGTGATTAAGCTCTACTGCGGGCCCGCGGCTTCTATTCGCTGGGTGGTTGAGTGTAAAAAGTAAAAGTGGCAGCAGCTGACAAGAATTCCCTGGCCGGGAAGCAAAATCAATTCCTTGGTGCTCGAGTAGGCTGTATGTCGAAAGAGTAGGCCTTGACACCGGAAATTCATCCATCGTGCACGTTAGAAGGTGGGGCAGGGATCCAGAAAAGACCACAGCATAAAACCCCTCGGCCTGTCGGTTGGGGGAcagcataaaacataaatacgTAATGTGCTGCTAGTGTGCTGACACCGTGCCGTGGCGTGCCACGAACTCGTCAGAAGTCGGAACAGCGCCACCGTGAGAGCAGCCAGCGAGAGCGTGAGAACAGTGGACGAACCGACGTGGGACGCCGATCCTGGTGCGAGTGTCCTCGTTgagggaaagtgaaaattttccTCTTCCAGTCGTAAGTCATCCTTCGAGCGCAACAGTCCTGCTTGGTGTACAGCACCAGAGGTGCGGCCTCTGATCCTTTGGCCACTCTGGCCGCATGGCAGGTGGAAAAGCTTTTGTTCAAAATTGGCCATCAGCGGAAAAAAGAGTAGTGTGTGAACCGTTTGGAGTGCTTCCCATCTTAATTGTGGACATTTGTGGCACAACACGCGACCGAAGCACCTGCGGTATTCTGTGGTGTCGTAGGACGTTCCCAGAATGGGATACCGTCAAGCACGGGGCTAGGTTTCTAGTTGCCCTCACTGCTGCTGTTTCTTGTGAAGTGACACACGAACCGGGGGCgcctgtgtgtgggtgagactgtgcggtggtgtgtgttttcgtgcaTGCTGGGGCCGTTCACACCGGAATCCATTATTGTGCTGCCCAAGGCGGTGGAACCCGCCTAAGCTCGTAGAGAACAAAACCCCGAAACTTCATTCTTTCCCAGGGTAAATTAGATATATGGCGAACGTGCTGAAGTTTCTACTGTGGGTCTCACAGCCACACAGGGCTACGACAGCAGCAAATAACATTCGTACCGTTGAAGGGATCGGTGTGCAGAACCACCTGTCGATTGCAATTAAATTCTCTCATTAATTTTCGCACCTCTTCGTCCACACGGCTCCCAATTGGATGTACTTTCGCATCAAGACCTGGATGGTGTTGGAGCAGTGCATAATTAACCCCAGGAGCTCCTGGGATAGGCGATGTTTCATGATCTCGCTATCTGATGCTACTCACCTCGGCAGCGATAATCATCGCGCGAAGCTGGCCTTTATTTCACCAAATGGAACCGTAAACCTCAGAAGGGTGTTTGCAGCCGCACCCGCTGGAACGCGgttggcgtttatttttatttcactactCTTCCCACAAACCTCTCgggtcgatggaggcgcctggtacgtCGTTCGTACGTGTTGGGGCGAACATCTCACTAGCGGTCCTCGTAATGGTGCTGTTGCGAACGGGAACGTCTCGTATTAAACTCGACGGTGACGGcgaattttaatcattttgcACGCTGTATTCCACTTTCCAAagtttcatttctttaaaagCATCACGGTGAGCCGCAGAAAtggagagagacagaaaatgGCGCTGAGTTAGTGGTCTGCGTGCCTTCCGATAATATGAAGCCGCAGGCTACGAACGCTTTGAAATCCCCAAATCCCCTTGTTCGAGGGATTCCGCGAAAATTCGTAAGATTGCGTGCTTGAGCTTCGTTCTGCGCGTCGAGAAGCTGTATGCAAACCCGTTCCAAGGTGACGGGTTCCATCCAAGCAGCCCATGAATGTGTGACGCGTGACAGAGCAGATCGAAGCAGGGCTTGAAACAATGCGCAGCTTTGAGACTTTTCCCCAGGTGCCGCAAGGCTGACAGTAGCGCCCACTAGCAAGGACAGCGACGCGCTGGATTGAGTGTAACCTTGCCCAGATCCGAGTGGCCTATTTTACCCGTGCACGGCAAGGTCAGCTGGACCTGGAAGCTGGACATCCCCGACAGTGTCGCGTGGACCTTGACCGCGTATTGTGATCCATGCTCGATTGCTCACTCCCGGTTCAACTCCAGGCACACATGGAGAGCACAAACGCAGCGATGGCATTGCACGTTACACAGCCGATCTGCTCGGCATTTTCCCGTGTGTATGCAAATCCTGCGTATGCATCCTTCGCTCAGCTTTTGGCCTTCGCTCGTTGTGCTGTGCACGTGGAAGAGCTGTTGCGTGCTAGAAATGGTTCAGCGGAAGTATTTTTCCACGTTCACCTTCAGACGACGTGGATGTTGCGCGAAAGAGGAACATCACGTGTAGGTGCCGACATAACACTTCATGGAAGCGCaaatttatgctgctgctggtaatGGACTTATTTTCTTTATGACCATTGTTAATATCAATCCCGTGATTACCTTGTGAGTACTTTTATCTGGCTCGCTCATCGCATTAACGTGTGCGCGAAACTCACGTCGGAGCACGAAACGTAATTTCACGTAATTTTTTCGAGTACATTTGGTTTCATTTGAGCTTATCACCTATCCGCAGCTCATCTGTTCCATCATTCATCGATTCTGGCAAAAGTGTTTTGCGAGCAAAGCCGGCGATGAAATGACCAGGCTTTCAACAACAGTTCCCACTGATTTTTGCAGTGCTTCAGTGGTGTGGTCGCGCATACCACCAACGATTGTGAACGAATAAGCTGGATTGTtaagcttttctttcttttgctggcGATAACGGCTACTATAAACGGACCCGAACTTCTCACTCTCGCGAACAGTCGAAAAGGCATTTGCCACCTCGCGTAACATCGGTCCGGTCGGCGTGCCACCATTAATCATCCTTCCGAAGTGTCAGGATCGGGAAAGAGTCTAGAAGATGCTCACCATAAGACAATCGATGGCCCAAGGAAAGAGTGAAAGTCTATTGACCAAACCGGAAGCGTTCGACCGTGAGGAGAAAACAGCGGTGGATGATAGAATGAGGTTTTCCACGTCGCTACCGTACGGTGATTTAATTTGCCAGTAAGAGCTTTAGTTTCGCAAAAGGATGGATTTATTTATAGCCCTTTGCGAGCTCTCGGGCGACCGGATGTGGCAGTATTGAAGGATAGTGGTCGGTATCAATATTGGACTTGTGGAGAGATTCTTCACTGATTGAGTGTTCACTGATTGTGCGCTCCTTTCAGCGTATCCTACGACGACTGCCAATACGTCGCTAGCATATCCAAATGTAGCAAATTTATGCTGATGATATCGAATTTCCTAGTGATAGTCGCACACGTCGCAAGAAGAAGCATTGATTGATCTACTTTTAAAAAGGTTGCCAAATTGCGACCTTCGAATTTGGTGACTGCTatctaattaatttttcatgaCGTCAAACCCTCCACATTTAAACATCGCTTTCGAGGGCTCTCTATTCAGCTCTACGAAACTTTACGAATTATTTACTTGTCAACAGACCGATTGGGGCAAAGAATATTTATGGCACACAAAGAACCGTGCCCGAAAATTAGAGTTTAATTAGAATGTATCTTACATTAGCAGGGACGGTCGGAGCAGGACGGAGCACACCGCCTTTAATCAGCGGGAGGAGACTGTTTTCCACGCCCTCAAGCCATTTCTTCGCTGTTCGGTGGAAAGGAAGTCGACGGATGAAAAGACAGTTACTAAACATATACATACAGGAGCAAGTATGCGTTGGGTCATTACTCCGCAAAAATCCCTGTCGGTAAGCTCTCGGAAGTCGGATACCCGACAGCATCCAGCCACCCAATTCGTGCTTCCCTAGTCGTTGCCCTACGTGAGAGCATTAGAATAGATTTCATCGACATCCAGCATCATCCTGGCACCTGGGGTGGAGGATTTGCTCAGATAGGGAACATCACGACATTGAAATGACAACAAATGGGAGGTGGGCTTTGGTGCATGCTCCTGATGCTTAGGGTGCTTGCAGATTTTACAACGTACAGGTTGATAACAAACTAAATATATCCTTCTCTTTACCAAAAGCTAGGGTTACTTATCAGCTGTTGGTGAAACTGTGTGACGAAATTGGAGAATTTGTACAAATCGTCGAGCTGCTGGAGCGTCGGTATAAGAAAAGTTGAAAGTTCCATAGAAGCTTTAAAGCGCATGAAGGGTGAGCCCGGACAAGGCTCAGTTTATCGTACTTGTGTTCTACTTTACGCTGTAGACACTTTCAACAGAACCGAAATGTCGTGTAGAAAATTGTCCAGTTTTCTGCTTATTTTCTCACTCAGGACCATGAGTATACAACCTTGCTGGACTGCATTTGAACGGTCAATGGTTGGATATAAACGAATTTTATTAACGACTGtaacgatggaaaaatggcCACTTGAAGCGTACAACCAGGGGACCGATTCCAGTTTGGCTTTAGCCGTCGTCCAATCGCAATCGTTTCCTGGAGGACAACCTTAATACCACTCGATTGACTTTAACAGCACTCGCTACTGCAGCACTCGATTCTACCACGACCACGCTACATTTAGTACCGTGATTCGCGCCCATAAACCGCTTTAATGGGCTTGTAAAAGCCAACAGAGTACGAAACTTCGAAAAGCCCTACGTGGCATCGCATAAAGCGAGCCATCTGGCCTGAGTGCATTGGTTGGGTGGGAAGGCGAGCTGAGCTGCGCGAATAAACAGCAAGGAATATTGCAATATTGAATTCTCACGAAGGCCGACCTCTTGGAGTTGTCGATCGTGGGAAAATCGTCAACATCCGTCGCATGCAATCGTACTCCTGTTGTGGAGGATACATGCTCTGGGGATACGATTTTtggcgaaaacggaaaacatcacgcacacaaaaacccaccatcgaGCGAAGGAATCGATATTAGTTTAATGCATACCAATGAAATTCAGTTTTTTATTAACGACCCAATGGAAAGCCGATGAATGGTTCGTTCCATTGTTTTGGACATTTGTATCGATGGAGGATGTTAGACTAATCTCCTTTTTTGATTAACTTGAATTAAAGCATAAGGGTTAAAGCAAAACTCAATCGCGCTCCTTGGCACAGATTGTTCTATACTTTTGCAACTGACTTTTTTGCAATTCGTCTAATTCGTCGTTTATATTTGCCGAGGACAACGCTAACGTCAAACAGCGTAGAAACCTCCAGTCTAGTGTTTTCAATCGCTTATCGTCTGTTATCGGTTACATTGTCGGATGCTTTCTCATGTCAAACCCATTGACAGAACTATCAAAGTCGGTTGTTAAAGCAATAGCAAAACTACCTGAATACAGAAGCAGAAGCTCCACAACAccctgatgatgatgatgatgttgatgcttTAGAAAAGAGCACTTCGAGCCGAAGGTAATGAAAACATGGGAACGATAATGCTCTTAGTGCACTGGCTTGACATTGCAAGCCTCGTGCTCCCTTTGATTCAGAGTGCACAGTTCCGGCAAGTCCTGGCAGAAGCTGTTGTAGTCAGTACGGTGCGACTAGCAGTTCCTTGCCGGTGTGGCATGACGAAGTTGACACTTGTCTTTGGTATGATTTCCGCGATTCCTCCGGAAGCCATGCGGCTGTCGCTCCAgatttctattgttttttaGCATTTTACGGCACCGTTGAATCAACAGCGGAGGAAATAATGACTGCTTCTGTTTGCTGGATTCACTTAATGAAGCTTCGTCATTGTCGTCTCAAGCGGTGCTCAGGCCACAAGGGTCTACCGTACATCGCTCTATTATTGTATAAACTGTTTTATTATCACTCTAGAgttagttgctttttttcgaaTGAAGCGATGTTTATAGGAGCAGCAAGCAATTTAAATATTGTAGGCACGACAAATCGATTATCTCACTGAATTACATTAACCCTCTGGCAATGTCGCAAGTGTAAAGGACGCTGAACAGAATGTCATGTCCATCGACCACCATACGACTCCATTTGTGATATTTGTGTGGGGAAAAGAACACACATCACAAAACGTACATATATCTAGATTGGAAAGCGCCGTAATGGGTTGAGTCTTTTTCGTAGCCATTATTGGTTATCGATTGAAGCCAATGAAATATTATCCCCTAGATAGGAAGCACATGTATCTCATTGCTCTCCATCAGCATTGGCTTTCCGTGCTCTTGAATTGTGACATGGGTACCAGGGGACGTTAGGGAACGATCGAGTTTTCTCACAACCGGAAATAGGGTTTGGCGTTACAATTGTCTGGTAAAATATGGTTCGACTTTGCCAGATGGACAAACGACGATTAGGTAGTcttttttcagatcaaatTTCCCTTGTCACGAGTGAGTTTAGCGATAAGCTTTGGATAAAATTTAACGAGGTGCTGTTCTTCTGCGAGTGTAATAGTTAATTCAAATGCCACTGGACAAACCCCAAGTGATAGAGGCAGTATTACGCAATACGAGTGTTCCCACGTGTTGGAAGAAAGTTTTATCCCATAAATAACTGAAACAACTCGTCGTTGTGTGAGACGAGCTGTGGAAATATTTTCTCAAACACCCTAAAGAGTAGATGGAGCGTCAATCAAAGGTGACCACATCATACAGTTCGGAATAATGACTTGGAGAATGCGTCCTTTTGGTGGGGCTCAACTTTTCCTGTGCCACTTTTTGGGGTTAGTTGCTTTGTGGTTAGTTTGGCTTGAGCTTGTTTTCTACACTCGCAGGTGTACGTAATGTTACATATACCACcacaaaatttgttttgcagGAGCAATGGAAACGGTTCTGTTACCTTGAGCAGATGCTGAAGAGCCAATCAACAGCATCCCTTGGCAGTCAACTACCCATTGAAGCcgtgggaaaaaataaaccttctTCACTTC
This window harbors:
- the LOC128722033 gene encoding mediator of RNA polymerase II transcription subunit 29 → MMNQMGMMMQQQGVGVPGGPGGVGGVGMPGPGGVGVSPGMMQSPQMQQAQQQQVQQQQVQQQQQQVQQQQAQQQAQHQQQAQQQQQQHNQAAQAQQTEKVDNIAKVKVLVGPLRDALSTSIKTAAQLIQQNTLADAGSKAVDLNNGPRFDKHLEEFYSICDQIELNLKTAKLCMQQCTSSQQYLPIPVATSQPPPPETNALTYNQYLEVVKLQIGYAKDIHDTLICAAQNISPSE